In one Aricia agestis chromosome 5, ilAriAges1.1, whole genome shotgun sequence genomic region, the following are encoded:
- the LOC121727173 gene encoding uncharacterized protein LOC121727173 isoform X3: MTKTKMPRSSALYHSAKVLWHLDIFRRSFRELTGHACLGPSCIFCALKELFAQLQWSAERAPAADSLRRALGGGGARFQLGCMADASECFEHLLLRVHAHVAAGSGEKRDDDACRAPHCVPHRKFAMMLVEQSVCGACQATSEPLPFTQMVHYVSATALTAQAALGEHGDSFGTLLRKAGGMGDIRDCPNACGAKIQICRTLMNRPEVVSIGMVWDSERPSAEHVSAVYAALGTQLRPTDAFHACVDRSWAVGATHHLVGLVTYYGKHYSTFFYHSKLRLWIYFDDADVKEIGPEWSQVVDKCRRGRFQPLLLLYAAVDGTPCDTRHAPKDVVPFPATEPRRAVTPAPERPAAGYARRAVTPGPDNDSDYVSRRAVENMLDVQAGRRAQLARSLSASSASDSQERPRARRDSGNWSGDRNSASSGSSTVESPYMYPRGRGPGSIPSSPTRKGELSSGGSCDAGYDSYSLSSTDSLPLQQGLRHNLQLAQIPELTTRGDCEALCMEADRLLEKSRHAEDADDFETALVLCDAAAAKARAALDAPYNNPHTMTFARMKHNTCVMRARSLQRRMAGMNRVTEVPQVAPVRNTRGGLESAPTTIEIYATLPKKKGSTKKSPKAVDDDVDAPPRERQQRQKSREDDKGREKRSRSEDRSRSRKDAPIAVEKKEEAEEKKSNKKQHKIRRKLLMGGLIKRKNRSMPDLTEGADGNKETDGKEKRVSSVDDGDVGRKKVDDKSNLSGYLSEGHLEYSANGGTNPNLERSKLMRKSFHGSAGKMLTAAKVPPPPPLRTTSQLSGSKFEAEVVERGEPARPPHHAQPPRDYARPYPDNDEDGGFSEQYGDEPQSLPFLPSYDENNPYNGSCRSDDSPNTSQNFHTVVTKAMIHQEQSPVKRESIGNILPSHSNVQNLNGVFDGGVDVVDCAMPARRSPQMFDLPPYPSPMNSVNHSRQPSEEFPPPPPPIDLTPLQDELNKIKQRDEMREVNYMNMVNNLNNMEVTKGSLLAQLQEKRSQILRNEERLSKMNVIQSNPTSGDTWLRELQAKQAALKLKRSESLEGQLGDNAAHRQYDSNLINSSVRNVAAKFEQNAQNICNEQDKTHIGYVGMSGNRDVINCSNTSNGVYNRRASSSSIDSKQAEEEYNDQKNNNVALSDRSKPKKKSVSFCDQVILVATAEDQEDDSYIPNPILERVLKNAMNKPELTTVPLQSEKPSLQRQDSFDSQSSRSTISSLSQKSYVPNDADYYRVQNSYPTYQIAQTRPQQQYNPQKTTTINGTNSPVLAQNQNGPSGNQIYQQLPPNSQSTSGPIPYNQPPAAYASQSNSSPPNFSQNPANRLTPTSHSATYAPKHMPGQRTVPNTYQHPPNPIHQSNQMQSNAYYHRLPQQTTMPTPASGGYGSRQYGQNGHGAGSPYQSVPSNSPAYQGAPSGSPAYQAYNPPTSYANTDYSSRYPQVSSANPYGANPSPYQRVPPPHGELPVDNYNASGNYQKLPNGYYHDGSGMNQNRIPEVRHFAAQQSQRPNGYNQNVNSDSIDQITQYQYQNGYNPYQHLPVPKQMQKKSVSFEPGTKGGTDSPIPPQINSNYSSDSHSGPTSANQKMPCNLCRNKTVSPPAIYCSDCDFYMSRFKPRS, encoded by the exons GAACTATTCGCTCAGCTACAATGGTCGGCGGAGCGGGCGCCGGCGGCCGACAGCTTGCGGCGGGCGTTGGGCGGCGGCGGGGCGCGCTTCCAACTGGGCTGCATGGCCGACGCCAGCGAGTGCTTCGAGCACCTCCTCCTGAGGGTCCACGCGCACGTGGCCGCCGGCTCCGGCGAGAAACGCGACGACGACGCGTGCCGGGCACCCCACTGCGTGCCGCACAGAAAGTTCGCCATGATGCTCGTCGAGCAGTCCGTCTGTGGCGCCTGCCAAGCTACCTCCGAACCCCTGCCTTTTACTCAG ATGGTACACTACGTGTCCGCGACGGCGCTGACGGCGCAGGCGGCGCTGGGCGAGCACGGGGACAGCTTCGGCACCCTGCTGAGGAAGGCCGGCGGCATGGGCGACATACGGGACTGTCCT aACGCCTGCGGTGCCAAAATCCAAATCTGTCGCACGCTGATGAACCGGCCGGAGGTGGTGTCGATCGGCATGGTGTGGGACTCGGAGCGGCCGTCCGCCGAGCACGTGAGCGCCGTGTACGCCGCGCTCGGCACGCAGCTGCGGCCCACCGACGCCTTCCACGCCTGCGTCGACCGCTCCTGGGCCGTCGGCGCTACGCACCACCTCGTCGGCCTCGTCACCTACTACGGCAAGCACTACTCCACCTTCTTCTACCACAGCAAGCTCCGCCTTTGGATATACTTCGATGACGCCGACGTCAAGGAGATCGGCCCCGAGTGGTCGCAGGTCGTCGACAAGTGCCGGCGCGGCCGCTTCCAGCCCCTGCTGCTGCTGTACGCCGCCGTGGATGGCACCCCCTGTGACACGCGCCACGCGCCCAAGGACGTGGTGCCCTTCCCCGCGAcggagccgcgccgcgccgtcacTCCCGCCCCCGAGCGCCCCGCCGCCGGCTACGCGCGCCGCGCCGTCACGCCCGGCCCCGACAACGACTCCGACTATGTCAGCAGGAGGGCCGTCGAGAACATGCTCGATGTCCAGGCCGGCCGCCGGGCGCAGCTCGCCCGCAGCCTGAGCGCGAGCTCCGCCTCCGACTCCCAGGAGCGGCCGCGAGCCCGCCGAGACTCCGGAAACTGGAGCGGCGACCGAAACAGCGCGTCCTCGGGGTCGTCGACGGTCGAGAGCCCCTACATGTACCCGCGCGGCCGCGGCCCGGGCAGCATCCCGAGCAGCCCCACGCGCAAGGGGGAGCTCTCCAGCGGCGGCTCCTGTGACGCTGGCTACGACTCGTACTCGCTGTCGTCTACCGACAGCCTGCCGCTGCAGCAGGGCCTGCGCCACAACCTGCAGCTGGCCCAGATCCCGGAGCTGACGACCCGCGGGGACTGCGAGGCGCTCTGCATGGAGGCCGACCGGCTGCTCGAGAAGTCGCGCCACGCCGAGGACGCCGACGACTTCGAGACCGCCCTGGTGCTGTGCGATGCCGCGGCGGCGAAGGCACGGGCGGCGCTCGACGCCCCCTACAACAACCCTCACACGATGACCTTCGCGCGCATGAAGCACAACACGTGCGTGATGCGCGCCCGGAGTCTGCAGCGGCGGATGGCGGGCATGAACCGCGTCACGGAGGTGCCGCAGGTGGCCCCGGTTCGAAATACGAGGGGAGGCCTCGAGAGCGCCCCCACGACGATCGAAATATACGCGACCCTGCCCAAGAAGAAGGGGTCGACGAAGAAGTCACCGAAGGCGGTCGACGACGACGTCGACGCGCCGCCCCGGGAGCGCCAGCAGAGGCAAAAGTCCCGGGAGGACGACAAGGGGCGCGAGAAGCGATCGAGGAGCGAGGACCGGAGTCGGTCCCGCAAGGACGCGCCTATCGCGGTCGAGAAGAAGGAGGAGGCGGAGGAGAAGAAGTCGAATAAGAAGCAGCACAAAATTCGAAGAAAGCTGCTGATGGGCGGGCTGATCAAGCGGAAGAACAGGTCTATGCCGGATCTGACGGAGGGCGCCGACGGAAACAAGGAGACCGACGGTAAAGAGAAGAGGGTCTCGTCGGTGGACGACGGGGACGTCGGTCGAAAGAAAGTCGACGACAAATCGAATCTGAGCGGGTACCTGTCCGAGGGCCACCTGGAGTACTCCGCCAACGGCGGGACCAATCCGAATTTAGAGAGGAGCAAACTCATGCGGAAAAGTTTTCACGGGAGCGCCGGTAAGATGCTTACCGCGGCCAAGGTGCCGCCTCCACCGCCGCTGCGCACGACTTCCCAGCTTAGCGGGTCTAAGTTCGAGGCCGAAGTGGTCGAGCGCGGCGAGCCGGCGCGGCCCCCGCACCACGCGCAGCCTCCGCGCGACTACGCGCGCCCCTACCCCGACAACGACGAGGACGGCGGGTTCTCGGAGCAGTACGGCGACGAGCCGCAGTCGCTGCCGTTCCTGCCCTCGTACGACGAGAATAACCCCTACAACGGCAGCTGCAGGTCGGACGACTCGCCGAACACGTCCCAGAACTTCCACACGGTCGTGACTAAAGCCATGATACACCAGGAGCAGAGTCCGGTCAAGAGGGAAAGTATAGGGAACATCCTCCCGTCGCATAGCAACGTGCAGAACCTAAACGGCGTGTTCGATGGCGGCGTGGACGTCGTCGACTGCGCTATGCCGGCGCGGCGGTCGCCCCAGATGTTCGACCTGCCCCCGTACCCCAGTCCCATGAACTCGGTCAACCACTCGCGGCAGCCGAGCGAGGAGttcccgcccccgccgccgccgatCGATCTGACGCCGCTCCAGGACGAgttgaacaaaataaaacaaagggACGAAATGCGCGAAGTCAACTACATGAACATGGTCAACAATTTGAACAATATGGAGGTGACGAAGGGATCGCTGCTCGCTCAGTTGCAAGAAAAACGCAGCCAAATTCTAAGAAACGAGGAGCGCCTGAGTAAAATGAACGTCATTCAGTCGAATCCGACCTCGGGCGACACCTGGCTAAGAGAATTACAGGCGAAGCAGGCGGCGCTGAAACTCAAGAGGTCCGAATCACTGGAAGGTCAACTCGGCGACAACGCTGCGCATAGACAGTACGACAGCAACCTTATAAATAGTAGCGTTCGAAACGTGGCCGCCAAGTTCGAACAAAACGCACAAAATATATGCAACGAGCAGGACAAAACTCACATAGGCTACGTGGGCATGAGCGGCAACCGAGACGTCATAAATTGCTCGAATACCTCCAACGGTGTTTACAACAGGCGAGCCTCGTCCTCGTCGATCGATTCGAAACAGGCGGAGGAGGAGTACAACGatcagaaaaataataacgtCGCGTTAAGCGATCGCTCGAAACCCAAAAAGAAGTCCGTTTCGTTTTGCGACCAAGTCATCCTCGTCGCCACCGCCGAGGACCAGGAGGACGACAGCTACATTCCTAATCCGATTCTCGAGAGAGTCCTCAAGAACGCCATGAACAAGCCGGAGCTGACGACCGTGCCGCTGCAGTCCGAGAAACCCTCCCTGCAGCGTCAGGACTCCTTCGACAGCCAATCCTCGAGATCCACTATTTCCTCCCTGTCTCAGAAATCGTACGTGCCGAACGACGCCGACTACTACCGAGTACAGAACTCGTATCCCACTTATCAAATCGCCCAGACGCGCCCTCAGCAGCAGTACAACCCGCAGAAGACCACGACCATCAACGGAACGAACTCCCCCGTGCTGGCCCAAAATCAAAACGGACCTAGCGGCAACCAGATTTACCAGCAGCTTCCGCCGAACTCCCAGAGTACGAGCGGCCCGATACCGTACAACCAGCCGCCCGCGGCGTACGCGAGTCAAAGCAACTCTAGCCCACCGAACTTTAGCCAAAATCCCGCAAACAGACTGACGCCCACCTCGCATAGTGCGACGTACGCCCCGAAACACATGCCCGGACAGAGAACAGTGCCAAATACATATCAGCATCCACCGAATCCCATCCATCAGAGCAATCAGATGCAGAGCAACGCCTACTACCATAGACTACCGCAGCAGACGACGATGCCGACCCCGGCGAGCGGCGGCTACGGCAGCCGGCAGTACGGCCAGAACGGCCACGGTGCTGGCTCCCCGTATCAGAGCGTGCCCTCGAATTCCCCGGCGTACCAGGGCGCGCCGTCCGGCTCGCCGGCCTACCAGGCCTACAACCCACCGACGAGCTACGCCAACACCGATTATTCTAGTCGATATCCTCAAGTAAGTAGCGCGAACCCCTACGGCGCGAACCCCTCACCGTATCAGAGGGTGCCGCCGCCGCACGGCGAGCTGCCCGTCGACAACTATAACGCTAGTGGTAATTATCAAAAATTACCCAACGGTTACTACCACGACGGCAGCGGAATGAACCAGAACCGCATCCCCGAGGTAAGACACTTCGCGGCCCAGCAGTCGCAGCGGCCGAACGGGTACAACCAAAACGTTAATTCTGATAGCATCGATCAAATTACGCAGTACCAGTACcaaaacgggtacaatccgtACCAGCATCTGCCCGTGCCGAAGCAGATGCAGAAGAAGTCCGTCTCCTTTGAACCCGGCACGAAGGGCGGCACGGACTCGCCGATACCACCGCAAATCAATTCTAATTATTCTAGCGACAGCCACAGCGGTCCGACGAGTGCAAACCAGAAAATGCCGTGCAATTTGTGTCGAAACAAAACGGTAAGCCCGCCGGCGATATATTGTTCCGACTGCGACTTTTACATGTCAAGGTTCAAACCGCGCTCATAG